A single region of the Triticum dicoccoides isolate Atlit2015 ecotype Zavitan chromosome 2B, WEW_v2.0, whole genome shotgun sequence genome encodes:
- the LOC119365304 gene encoding uncharacterized protein LOC119365304, which yields MMDLLTKGKHFGEVAAYVHVTEFQKRGLPHEHILLIMKAKSKLATPDDYDRVISAEIPDKEKYPILHDLVIKHMMHGPCGELKKSCPCMIDGQCQFHYPRDFCNATQQGKDSYPIYRRRDDGRGVRIRGANLDNRWVVPYNPFLLMRYNCHINVEACSSIKAVKYLFKYIYKGHDRTSFAFEQDIINDGGIINEIRQYRDARYVSPPEAIYRIFGFKMFGVSPSVLQLQLHLPNMHTVAFKSCENLEDVLARPSSSKSMLTEYFEMNRRFPEARKWLYREFPEHYRWIAGNKEWQNRRNKRSQIGRLVYAHPAEGERYYLRVLLSHVRGATSFDDLKTVNGKACSSFREACEHLGLIEHDRTLDDCMTEAATFQMPCALRRLFATILVFCEATEIRQMWDKHLASMSEDYRRNQSNEATLEQMVLRDIRDMLQSMGKDITSYGLPDLVETDGSYDGERREVTEERQVTVDKEHLDLFSSLNSEQLAGFNDIMDHVMNQKSQVFFVDGPGGTGKTYLYKALLAKVRSMGQIAIATATSGIAASIMPGGRTTHSRFKIPIKLTDNSMCSFTKQSGTAELLKQASLIIWDEVAMTKRQAVETLDRSLQDIMECPLPFGGKVVVFGGDFRQVLPVVARGTRAQITDATLVRSYLWEKTRKIRLTHNMRAQADPWFSKYLLRIGNGTEETIGDDYVRLPDDIVIGYTEDEKAINTLIEDVFTSLHANARSREYMSARAILSTKNDHVDDLNDKMISRFPGEEKLYHSFDSIEDDLQNNYTIDFLISITPNGLPPHVLRLKVNCPVILLRNLDPHNGLCNGTRLMIRAFQDNAIDAEIVGGQHAGKRVFIPRIPMSPSEYISLPFKLKRKQFPIRLSFAMTINKAQGQTIPNVGIYLPEPVFSHGQLYVALSREVSRETTRILAKPNKEVDKSGKSTKNIVYRDVLER from the coding sequence ATGATGGACTTACTGACTAAGGGTAAGCATTTCGGAGAAGTTGCGGCTTATGTACATGTCACGGAGTTTCAGAAACGAGGTCTCCCGCATGAGCATATACTTCTAATCATGAAAGCAAAAAGCAAGTTAGCGACCCCGGATGACTATGATCGGGTGATATCTGCAGAGATACCTGACAAAGAAAAATACCCCATTCTACATGATCTGGTCATCAAACACATGATGCATGGACCCTGTGGTGAGTTGAAAAAAAGTTGTCCTTGCATGATTGATGGACAGTGCCAATTTCATTACCCGCGAGATTTTTGCAATGCCACACAACAAGGGAAAGACTCATATCCCATCTATAGGAGGAGGGACGATGGGCGTGGAGTTAGGATCAGAGGAGCAAATTTGGACAATAGATGGGTGGTCCCTTACAACCCTTTTCTGCTTATGCGATACAACTGCCACATTAATGTCGAAGCATGCTCGAGCATCAAGGCAGTCAAGTACTTGTTCAAGTACATCTACAAAGGGCATGATCGGACATCCTTTGCATTCgagcaggatatcatcaatgatggTGGAATCATCAATGAAATCCGACAATATAGGGATGCACGCTATGTATCTCCTCCAGAGGCTATTtacaggatttttggttttaaaatGTTTGGTGTCAGTCCATCTGTGCTGCAGCTCCAGCTTCATTTGCCAAACATGCATACAGTTGCATTTAAATCTTGTGAAAATCTGGAAGATGTTCTTGCTCGACCATCTTCTTCCAAGTCCATGCTTACCGAGTACTTTGAGATGAACCGAAGGTTTCCGGAGGCACGAAAATGGTTGTACAGAGAGTTTCCAGAACATTATAGATGGATAGCTGGAAACAAGGAGTGGCAGAATAGAAGAAATAAGAGATCACAAATTGGAAGGCTTGTGTATGCACACCCTGCTGAAGGAGAGAGGTACTACTTGCGTGTCCTACTAAGTCATGTCCGAGGTGCCACTTCATTTGATGATTTAAAAACAGTAAATGGCAAGGCATGCAGTTCCTTCAGGGAGGCATGTGAGCACTTAGGCCTCATTGAGCATGACAGGACTCTTGATGATTGCATGACGGAGGCAGCCACATTTCAGATGCCTTGTGCCCTAAGACGGTTGTTTGCGACTATACTGGTATTTTGCGAGGCAACAGAAATCCGACAAATGTGGGACAAGCATCTAGCATCAATGTCTGAGGATTACCGTCGTAACCAATCCAATGAGGCAACACTTGAACAGATGGTGCTTAGAGATATCAGGGATATGTTGCAATCCATGGGAAAGGATATTACAAGCTATGGACTTCCAGATCTGGTTGAGACCGATGGTTCTTATGATGGTGAGCGCAGAGAGGTAACAGAGGAGAGGCAAGTCACCGTGGACAAAGAACATCTAGATCTATTTAGCAGTTTGAACAGTGAGCAACTGGCTGGTTTCAATGACATAATGGATCATGTGATGAACCAAAAAAGTCAGGTGTTCTTTGTTGATGGTCCAGGAGGCACTGGGAAGACGTACTTATACAAGGCATTGCTTGCAAAGGTGCGTTCCATGGGCCAAATAGCAATTGCAACTGCTACATCAGGTATAGCAGCATCGATAATGCCTGGAGGACGGACTACACACTCTAGGTTCAAAATTCCAATAAAGCTCACTGACAACAGCATGTGTAGTTTCACAAAGCAAAGCGGTACAGCGGAGTTGCTTAAACAGGCGTCCTTAATAATTTGGGACGAAGTCGCTATGACAAAACGTCAAGCTGTTGAGACGCTTGATAGATCGTTGCAGGATATAATGGAATGTCCATTGCCGTTTGGGGGAAAGGTTGTCGTCTTTGGTGGGGATTTCAGGCAGGTCCTTCCCGTTGTGGCACGTGGGACAAGAGCACAGATCACAGATGCTACACTTGTGAGATCATATCTGTGGGAGAAGACCCGCAAGATACGTCTGACGCATAATATGCGTGCACAGGCTGATCCTTGGTTCTCCAAATACCTCCTAAGGATCGGCAATGGAACAGAAGAGACAATTGGCGACGACTATGTGCGTCTCCCTGACGACATTGTGATCGGCTATACTGAGGATGAAAAAGCTATTAACACGCTCATTGAAGATGTCTTCACATCGCTGCATGCCAATGCTAGATCGAGAGAGTACATGAGCGCACGTGCAATTCTTTCGACCAAGAATGATCATGTGGATGACCTGAATGATAAGATGATCTCCAGGTTTCCAGGCGAAGAAAAGTTATACCATAGCTTCGACTCAATCGAGGATGACTTGCAGAATAATTACACAATTGATTTTTTGATCTCAATCACACCAAATGGCTTGCCACCGCATGTTTTGAGATTAAAGGTCAACTGCCCAGTCATTCTGCTTCGGAACCTCGACCCTCATAATGGCCTATGCAATGGAACACGACTTATGATCAGAGCCTTCCAGGATAATGCAATCGACGCGGAGATTGTTGGAGGTCAGCATGCTGGAAAGAGGGTGTTCATACCTAGGATCCCTATGTCGCCCTCGGAATACATCTCACTTCCCTTCAAACTTAAGAGAAAACAGTTCCCCATCCGCCTAAGTTTTGCGATGACAATTAATAAGGCACAGGGTCAGACCATCCCAAACGTTGGTATTTACCTCCCTGAGCCTGTATTCTCACATGGTCAGCTATATGTTGCATTGTCAAGGGAAGTGTCAAGAGAGACGACACGGATTTTGGCCAAGCCAAACAAGGAGGTTGATAAATCCGGGAAAAGCACCAAAAACATTGTCTACAGAGATGTTTTAGAGAGATGA